The segment AAGATTAAAAGCCCTTTTGCTTTAAATGAAATAGCTATTTTAAAGAGAGATGATGCTTCTATGATAACTATACATACACACATAGACAACTCTTATCTAGCAACTTATCAATCGGATGGATTAATCATTGCTACTCCTACAGGATCTACGGCTTATTCTCTAAGTGTAGGTGGCCCTATAGTAGAACCAAACTCAAAAACACTAGTTATTAACCCTGTAGCACCACATAGCTTAAACGTGCGTCCTTTTATTATTCGTGACAACATTACCGTACACCTAAAAATAGAAAGTAGAAATCATAATTTCTTAGTTTCGATAGATGGTAGAAGCTATACTTGCAATGATGACACAGAGCTTTGTATTAGCAAAGCCGATTATTCTGTTCAAGTAGTAAAAAGACAAAATCATCATTTTTACGATACCCTTAGAGATAAGCTCATGTGGGGTGCCGATAAAAGATAAATCCAAAATATTCGTCTGAAACAAGCATTATTAGCAGATGCATGAGAATATTGTGTCGGTGTCATCGTATCATCATGACACCGACATGATGATACGATGACACCGATATGACATTCTCCTATCGGTGTTATTTGTTTCAGTATTTATACTTTTTACTTACGCTGGTATTCTTTGTAACCTGCTAAATGATACAAAACAGGAACTGTACTATTCCCTACTCTATAGATACCAAATTTAAAGTAATATCCATCTTCATCATTTCTTCCAATTAAAATATCAGCATCATCTACAAGAATTATAGATTGGGGTTTATTGTTTTTTTCATAAGACATAGAAACATCTAAACGTCCTCCCTTTACAATGCGTTCAGATTGTCCACTATATTGAGTCCAATCCACATTTACTTTAAAAGAAACCCAAGTATCTTTTGGAAAATCATTCATTGCCATTTTATAAGCAATCGTAGAAACTTTATAAAGACTCTTTTTGGGTACGAGTATATCACTCTTCAACGGACTAGCATTACAGCGATCTGTTTTATCAGACAGCCATTTTCTATCTGAATTTGCTTTGATATAAAACAACCCATCTGTAAAGCCAAAAGCCAAGGGAGGATATCCTCCTTGCTCTATCTTCCAACCATTGGGTTTGCCTTTTTTATATTTAATCTCTCCAGTCTTTTTATCAATTACTTCGATTTTCTCATACCCTGTATCTTTTTCAAAAAGAGTAGTTTTATCTAATTGTAAAAACTCTTCAGTCGTTAGCATCTTAAGTTCTCCATCAGGGGTTTCAACTAGCCTCCTATCCGGCATACCATGCCACTGAGCAAAAATGGTAGATACACTTTCATCTATATCTGATGGTATATAAACAGAAAACTCATAAGCCATTGAACTACCTTGAGAACAGATACCTTTACCGTGGTGATAAACCGTTTTTAATTTTTGAGCAGACTCATAAACTCTAACTAGCTGACCTTCAAAATCCTTTTTAGTAGCAAAACAATAGGATAACTCAGCTCTCCCTTTTGTCGTACCCTCTTCATAACCCGATAAAGAATTGTCATCTGCTTTTAATTCGAAACGAAAAGAAGGTTTACCATTAAATAGAAGATCATAATCTCGACCAATTGCATGTTTCTTCTTAGACCCCACTGCAACCCATTCACCATCTATTATAGCTTCACTTGGTGCATATTCACTTTGTACATTTACTCTATGAGGCAAAGCTATAACCCCTTTTTCAGTTTCGACTTCTGTATTTTGTCCAGTTTGACTTTGCTCATTATCAAGCTCAGTTGTCGCATCTGCATGAGTACAAGCACTCACTAAAAACAATAACAATAATTTTTTCATCCATCTAGTATTTAAGGTTTTGAACGACTAATTCGACGTCCCTTATTTAATTTAACTCCTTGTTCATAAAAAGAGCTATAAATATCTTTCACTTCTATTATACCCATATCAGCAAGTATTCCCTTAGCCATAAGTCCTGGATCTTCATTGGCCTGAGCAGGCATATTCTCTGCGGCATAGAGAAGGCGATCTTTAAATTGCGATAAATCAGAATGAGTCGATTTATCTTTAGAAAGACATTCTAGAATAGAAAACTTCATCTTGGAAGATTCAGCATTATCAAAATCCACTAAATACTCTAAAGCCTTCTCTTGTGCCCCAGAATAATAAAGTGCATAAGCAGCCTCAACAGAAAGATACGGGTCTTCTTCTGACAATATCTCAAGTAGTTCTTGCGGTGTGTTTTGTAAATAACCAGCTTGGGCAAGATTTCCCAATCCAACTACAGCCCAATATCTAAACTCCTTTAATGGGTTTTTCAAATGAGCTAATAAATCATCAATGTCTTTTTCTTGAGCAGAACTTGCTAGTTCAACAAGATTATATAAATCCTCTAAAGGATAATGTCCCTCTCTTACATAAGAGTAAATATTTACCCCTTCTCGTGAACTAGGTAGAAAGAAACCTAAATCATGTGTTTTTCTTATATGCATACTTGCTTTTTCTCTAAAGCGTTCTAACACATCTTGGTATTCTTGTGTAGCAGCCAAGTTGTTCATTTCCCAAGGATCACTTTCCAAATCAAACAACAATTCAGAAGGCTGAATTTCATAAGGTAAATTCCATATAGGATTTTCATTTTTACCTGAAAAAACATAAGTATCCCAAGCTATATTAGCTGGCATTCCCCATTGATAGTAATTACGAAGAGATGTTCGTCTATAAGGGATATAGTTTCTTATGTATTTGTACTTCCCATCGGTTACCGCTCTTACAGGCATATAGTGATGCAACTGATTCGTTGCAAAAGCATACTGATATTCTTGAGCTGGCTGTTTTTCCTCACCCATAAAAGCTTTTCCTTGCATAGACTCAGGAATAGAGACTCCAGCTAAACTCAAAATTGTAGGAGCAAAATCAACAAACCCCACCAAATCTTTCTGTTGAGATGGAATATTTGTTTTTGCCAAATGCTTCCACTTAGGAGGAAAATAAACCACAAAAG is part of the Bacteroides coprosuis DSM 18011 genome and harbors:
- a CDS encoding Heparin lyase (KEGG: bth:BT_4675 heparin lyase I precursor~PRIAM: Heparin lyase~SPTR: Putative uncharacterized protein;~IMG reference gene:2504105810), with translation MKKLLLLFLVSACTHADATTELDNEQSQTGQNTEVETEKGVIALPHRVNVQSEYAPSEAIIDGEWVAVGSKKKHAIGRDYDLLFNGKPSFRFELKADDNSLSGYEEGTTKGRAELSYCFATKKDFEGQLVRVYESAQKLKTVYHHGKGICSQGSSMAYEFSVYIPSDIDESVSTIFAQWHGMPDRRLVETPDGELKMLTTEEFLQLDKTTLFEKDTGYEKIEVIDKKTGEIKYKKGKPNGWKIEQGGYPPLAFGFTDGLFYIKANSDRKWLSDKTDRCNASPLKSDILVPKKSLYKVSTIAYKMAMNDFPKDTWVSFKVNVDWTQYSGQSERIVKGGRLDVSMSYEKNNKPQSIILVDDADILIGRNDEDGYYFKFGIYRVGNSTVPVLYHLAGYKEYQRK
- a CDS encoding sulfatase (COGs: COG3119 Arylsulfatase A~InterPro IPR000917~KEGG: dfe:Dfer_2520 sulfatase~PFAM: Sulfatase~SPTR: Putative uncharacterized protein;~IMG reference gene:2504105811~PFAM: Sulfatase), with product MNSRLLLSTLTMSCVTSGLIAQNKNQPDKPNILCLAFEDTSAFLFGCYGNDQVHTPHIDKLAREGVQFMNAWSTAPQSSPARSSLITGSYATTYGMDVHPVAHITPKNILFPELLKNAGYYCTNNSKTHYNTKLNNKSCWNDCRREATYNHSDRDALQPFFSVFNSEASHMGRMRTFHMEGRRDYLQEGINIDSLVLPLHFPDLPEMYSDYAAHLEAAQDIDKWVGTFLADLEERGLSENTIIFVYSDHGGCLPRGKGYLYETGLKIPFVVYFPPKWKHLAKTNIPSQQKDLVGFVDFAPTILSLAGVSIPESMQGKAFMGEEKQPAQEYQYAFATNQLHHYMPVRAVTDGKYKYIRNYIPYRRTSLRNYYQWGMPANIAWDTYVFSGKNENPIWNLPYEIQPSELLFDLESDPWEMNNLAATQEYQDVLERFREKASMHIRKTHDLGFFLPSSREGVNIYSYVREGHYPLEDLYNLVELASSAQEKDIDDLLAHLKNPLKEFRYWAVVGLGNLAQAGYLQNTPQELLEILSEEDPYLSVEAAYALYYSGAQEKALEYLVDFDNAESSKMKFSILECLSKDKSTHSDLSQFKDRLLYAAENMPAQANEDPGLMAKGILADMGIIEVKDIYSSFYEQGVKLNKGRRISRSKP
- a CDS encoding inorganic polyphosphate/ATP-NAD kinase (COGs: COG0061 sugar kinase~HAMAP: Inorganic polyphosphate/ATP-NAD kinase, predicted~InterPro IPR002504~KEGG: bfs:BF3741 inorganic polyphosphate/ATP-NAD kinase~PFAM: Inorganic polyphosphate/ATP-NAD kinase, predicted~SPTR: Putative inorganic polyphosphate/ATP-NAD kinase;~IMG reference gene:2504105809~PFAM: ATP-NAD kinase), coding for MEFAIIGNNYQVEKAIHTKNLLHILFSKGATVKMCRSFYEFIKPSLGEMNKAPILFEDNNFSADMVISIGGDGTFLKAARKVGNKEIPIIGINTGRLGFLADVSPENMEQTIEEILQGKYEIEKRCVLQLGCNHPKIKSPFALNEIAILKRDDASMITIHTHIDNSYLATYQSDGLIIATPTGSTAYSLSVGGPIVEPNSKTLVINPVAPHSLNVRPFIIRDNITVHLKIESRNHNFLVSIDGRSYTCNDDTELCISKADYSVQVVKRQNHHFYDTLRDKLMWGADKR